A genomic window from Cloacibacillus evryensis DSM 19522 includes:
- the aroA gene encoding 3-phosphoshikimate 1-carboxyvinyltransferase, with protein MKKGITITPKPLAGTIKIMPSKSMSHRMAICAALAGGSQVRSLGLSEDITATCRVLRGLGCEMELTGDTLTTGPKKEPPREAEPLDCGESGSTLRFIIPLALDGKRRRFTGQGRLMSRPQAEYERIFTERGIDFIRSDDYIEVCGRLRPGVFEVRGDVSSQFTSGLLFALPALDGDSRIVVTTPPESRGYIELTLSALAGFGIKAAWDDGGRALNVPGRQRFAPAAVTVEGDFSHAAFWLAAGAVGGGAELTGLKKDSLQGDAMIVELARRMGAAVEWRGEKLCVARSKLRGAEIDVSQTPDLFPALSVLAACAEGETRLTGAARLRIKESDRLAAMAAELAALGAEVREGEDSLTITGGGKLRGGAVSAHNDHRVAMSLAVAASACVGETTIDDAECVKKSAPDFWKEYRAMGGSFMIDKEGRQ; from the coding sequence GTGAAGAAGGGCATAACGATAACGCCGAAGCCCCTGGCGGGGACGATAAAGATAATGCCCAGCAAGAGCATGTCGCACCGAATGGCGATCTGCGCAGCGCTCGCAGGCGGTTCGCAGGTCCGCTCCCTCGGCCTCAGCGAGGATATTACAGCGACCTGCCGCGTCCTGCGGGGGCTGGGCTGCGAAATGGAACTGACGGGAGACACGCTCACGACCGGTCCTAAAAAAGAACCGCCGCGGGAGGCCGAGCCGCTCGACTGCGGAGAGTCTGGGAGCACCTTGCGCTTTATCATCCCGCTGGCGCTGGACGGCAAAAGGCGGCGTTTCACGGGACAGGGGCGTCTGATGAGCCGCCCGCAGGCGGAGTATGAACGCATCTTCACGGAGAGGGGCATCGACTTCATCAGGAGCGACGATTATATCGAGGTCTGCGGCCGCCTGAGGCCGGGCGTTTTCGAGGTGCGCGGCGACGTATCAAGCCAGTTCACCTCGGGGCTGCTCTTTGCCCTGCCGGCGCTTGACGGGGATTCCAGGATCGTGGTGACGACGCCGCCGGAGAGCAGAGGTTATATAGAGCTGACGTTGTCGGCGCTCGCCGGGTTCGGCATAAAGGCGGCCTGGGATGACGGCGGCCGCGCGCTGAATGTTCCCGGAAGGCAGCGTTTTGCTCCCGCCGCCGTCACCGTCGAGGGCGATTTCAGCCACGCCGCCTTCTGGCTCGCGGCGGGAGCCGTCGGCGGCGGCGCGGAGCTGACTGGGCTGAAAAAAGACAGTCTGCAGGGCGATGCGATGATAGTAGAGCTGGCGCGCCGTATGGGAGCCGCCGTGGAATGGCGCGGAGAAAAGCTCTGTGTCGCGCGCTCAAAGCTGCGCGGCGCTGAGATCGACGTCTCGCAGACGCCGGACCTCTTTCCGGCTCTTTCCGTTCTCGCCGCCTGCGCGGAGGGAGAAACGCGGCTCACGGGAGCGGCGCGGCTGCGCATAAAAGAGAGCGACAGGCTCGCGGCGATGGCCGCGGAACTCGCCGCCCTCGGCGCGGAAGTACGGGAGGGAGAGGACTCGCTTACCATTACGGGAGGCGGAAAGCTGCGCGGCGGCGCGGTTTCCGCGCACAACGACCACAGGGTCGCGATGAGCCTGGCCGTCGCCGCCTCGGCGTGCGTTGGGGAGACTACGATAGACGACGCGGAGTGCGTGAAAAAGAGCGCCCCCGATTTCTGGAAGGAATACCGCGCGATGGGCGGCAGTTTCATGATCGATAAGGAGGGGCGGCAATGA
- a CDS encoding IS30 family transposase yields MRIYRRRGLCIHTSKRGVLSGVCSLDLPRQVKYKKRYVKRTKTNTAYRKGRGHEEFLKYMEENPDTPLVEIDSVVDAGGKHAILTMHFVEISMMLAYLRNGKDSQSVVNIFDTLTESLGLEKFRELFPVILTDNGSEFSNPEMLEKTSSGESRTKIFFCEPYSSYQKGAIENNHELIRRILPKGISFEGLAQKDITDMMNNINSYARKKLNGHTPYDMFSFLHGAESAGLLRELGLKAVKAKSVLLTPSLISRKQPK; encoded by the coding sequence CTGCGAATTTACCGTCGCAGAGGACTTTGTATTCATACGTCGAAAAGGGGGGTTCTATCCGGTGTATGCAGCCTGGATCTGCCCCGCCAGGTAAAGTACAAGAAGAGGTATGTTAAGCGGACTAAAACCAATACCGCTTACCGCAAGGGGCGGGGTCACGAAGAGTTTCTTAAGTACATGGAAGAAAACCCGGACACTCCTCTTGTCGAAATAGACTCGGTTGTCGATGCAGGAGGAAAGCACGCGATACTTACAATGCACTTTGTGGAAATAAGCATGATGCTGGCATATTTAAGGAACGGCAAGGACTCGCAGAGCGTTGTCAATATATTCGACACGCTGACGGAGTCTTTGGGCCTTGAGAAATTTCGCGAATTGTTTCCCGTCATCCTCACCGATAATGGAAGCGAATTCTCAAATCCGGAGATGCTTGAAAAAACCTCTTCAGGCGAATCACGCACGAAAATTTTCTTTTGCGAGCCGTACTCCTCATATCAGAAAGGCGCTATAGAAAACAATCATGAACTTATTCGCAGGATACTGCCGAAGGGCATAAGCTTCGAAGGACTTGCCCAAAAAGACATCACGGATATGATGAACAACATCAATTCTTATGCAAGGAAAAAGCTGAACGGCCATACGCCTTACGACATGTTCAGCTTTCTCCATGGCGCTGAGAGCGCCGGGCTGTTGCGAGAGCTCGGCCTCAAAGCTGTTAAAGCAAAGAGCGTGCTGCTTACGCCAAGTCTCATAAGCCGTAAGCAACCTAAGTAA
- a CDS encoding helix-turn-helix domain-containing protein, which produces MKQYKHINGNDRVAIQLGLERGDSFKTIAEAIGKHPSSVANEVRKYREFKKCGAQGNVFNDCAHRFDCRKTNLCDSPQCRRKNCRFCARCRDHCGEYELERCAKLAKPPYVCYGCRQKQHCTLEKAFYDAGIANQTSLNVLSESRMGINADEEDMECWTKTIVPLIKRGQSLYHILHTTSDTANLPSQRTLYSYVEKGGSIRCMQPGSAPPGKVQEEVC; this is translated from the coding sequence ATGAAACAGTATAAACACATTAACGGAAACGACAGGGTAGCTATTCAATTGGGACTGGAAAGAGGCGACTCTTTTAAAACAATAGCTGAAGCAATCGGCAAACATCCTTCATCTGTGGCAAATGAAGTCAGAAAATATCGTGAGTTTAAGAAGTGCGGCGCACAGGGAAACGTCTTTAACGACTGTGCCCACAGGTTCGACTGCAGGAAAACAAATCTTTGCGACTCACCACAGTGCAGACGAAAGAATTGCCGGTTCTGCGCCAGATGCCGTGATCACTGCGGCGAGTATGAGCTGGAAAGGTGTGCCAAGCTTGCCAAGCCGCCGTATGTCTGTTATGGATGTCGGCAGAAACAGCATTGCACTCTTGAAAAAGCTTTTTATGACGCAGGGATTGCAAACCAGACCTCTTTGAACGTACTCTCCGAATCACGCATGGGCATCAATGCAGATGAGGAAGATATGGAATGCTGGACGAAGACAATCGTGCCTTTAATAAAGCGCGGTCAGTCACTGTATCATATCCTGCATACGACCTCTGACACTGCGAATTTACCGTCGCAGAGGACTTTGTATTCATACGTCGAAAAGGGGGGTTCTATCCGGTGTATGCAGCCTGGATCTGCCCCGCCAGGTAAAGTACAAGAAGAGGTATGTTAA
- a CDS encoding aldehyde ferredoxin oxidoreductase family protein produces MANAPMKLLAEWSFEPAKIHHGYSKETLYIGLGNKDGNYKFEQRPVSEDMIEKFTGGRGFGLKLLWDAVNEKTKWDDPENEIVIAGGPFCGITQYPGAGKCYSVFLSPATRQTYNSNAGGYFAPFLKFSGFDAMELQGKADRPVVVFIDGDNNKVQIFESTLEDINAYAVSEDLHEYFAKDEKDKNTISVVSSGIGARTSYWAGMNFSFYDVRRKAVRLKQAGRGGGGTVLCDKNVVALVVKRTHFTGLENDPVDIKTIQRAGASLHKRIHDLDDKQCKMRSAGTAHLTEVMDDYTLLPVNNYKFGRHKDIDNISSNSYIKLFTQGMADGCWYGCSLACAKAVDHFPLQTGPWKGKEVIVDGPEYETAAGLGSNLGIFDPLWTIEANFYADHYGLDTISLGTGMAFVCECFELGLINKENTHGLDLNFGSKHDIMELLHRIAHGSDEFAVACGKGIEVAREYFAEHYGADMKKMMKIGMVCQGLEASEYRCQESIAQWGGYFLTLKGPQHDEAWLIFMDMVNKQLPTYEDKAEALFFFPNFRLWFSLQGLCKLPWNDIEPADNGMKYKGIEAARVPEHLQNYLDIFEAITGKHLTRDGLIEQSEKVYNFERIFNLRMGKGTSKYHEAPDRGLGPVWEDEWNARPEYFDGRLKEFSVDIEGLSVREKIDLLQKHRREQWQMLKMAVYKRRGWNKNGIPTLATVRRLGIDYPDVVALLEKHLKPEDEFED; encoded by the coding sequence ATGGCAAACGCACCAATGAAGCTTCTGGCGGAATGGTCTTTTGAACCGGCGAAGATACACCACGGCTATTCAAAAGAGACTCTTTACATCGGCCTCGGCAACAAGGACGGCAATTATAAATTTGAACAGCGCCCCGTCTCCGAGGATATGATCGAAAAATTCACCGGCGGCCGCGGCTTTGGGCTTAAGCTGCTGTGGGACGCGGTAAATGAAAAGACGAAGTGGGACGATCCCGAGAACGAGATCGTCATCGCCGGCGGCCCCTTCTGCGGCATCACGCAGTATCCCGGCGCGGGAAAATGTTATTCGGTGTTCCTCTCCCCCGCCACCAGGCAGACCTATAACAGCAACGCCGGCGGCTATTTCGCGCCATTCCTCAAATTCTCGGGATTCGACGCGATGGAGCTCCAGGGCAAGGCCGACCGTCCGGTAGTCGTATTCATCGACGGCGACAATAATAAGGTGCAGATTTTTGAATCTACGCTCGAGGATATCAACGCCTACGCGGTATCCGAGGATCTCCACGAATATTTCGCGAAGGACGAGAAGGACAAGAATACGATCTCGGTAGTTTCAAGCGGCATCGGCGCGCGCACGAGCTACTGGGCCGGCATGAATTTCAGCTTCTACGACGTGCGCCGCAAGGCCGTGCGCCTCAAGCAGGCCGGACGCGGCGGCGGCGGCACGGTGCTCTGCGACAAGAATGTGGTGGCGCTGGTCGTGAAGCGCACTCATTTCACGGGGCTTGAGAACGATCCCGTCGACATCAAGACGATCCAGCGCGCGGGCGCGAGCCTGCACAAGCGTATCCACGACCTCGACGACAAGCAGTGCAAGATGCGTTCGGCCGGCACCGCGCACCTTACCGAGGTAATGGACGACTACACGCTGCTGCCGGTCAACAATTATAAGTTCGGCCGCCACAAGGATATCGACAACATCAGCTCGAACTCTTACATCAAGCTCTTCACTCAGGGCATGGCCGACGGCTGCTGGTACGGCTGTTCGCTCGCCTGCGCGAAGGCTGTCGACCACTTCCCGCTGCAGACCGGACCGTGGAAGGGCAAGGAGGTCATCGTCGACGGGCCGGAATACGAAACGGCGGCGGGACTCGGCTCAAACCTCGGCATCTTCGATCCGCTGTGGACGATCGAGGCCAACTTTTACGCCGACCACTACGGACTTGACACTATCTCGCTCGGCACCGGCATGGCCTTCGTCTGCGAGTGCTTCGAACTGGGGCTGATCAACAAGGAGAACACTCACGGGCTCGACCTCAACTTCGGCAGCAAGCATGACATCATGGAGCTGCTGCACCGCATCGCGCACGGCAGCGACGAGTTCGCCGTCGCCTGCGGCAAGGGCATCGAGGTCGCGCGCGAATACTTTGCCGAGCATTACGGCGCGGATATGAAAAAGATGATGAAGATCGGCATGGTCTGTCAGGGGCTGGAGGCTTCCGAATACCGCTGCCAGGAATCGATCGCGCAGTGGGGCGGCTACTTCCTTACGCTCAAGGGGCCGCAGCATGACGAGGCGTGGCTCATCTTCATGGACATGGTCAACAAGCAGCTGCCGACATACGAAGATAAGGCCGAAGCCCTCTTCTTCTTCCCGAATTTCCGTCTCTGGTTCTCGCTGCAGGGGCTCTGCAAGCTACCGTGGAACGACATCGAACCGGCCGACAACGGCATGAAGTATAAGGGGATCGAGGCGGCGCGCGTCCCCGAACATCTGCAGAACTATCTCGACATTTTCGAGGCCATCACCGGCAAGCACCTGACCCGCGACGGCCTCATCGAGCAGTCCGAGAAGGTATATAACTTCGAGCGCATCTTCAACCTGCGCATGGGCAAGGGAACGTCGAAATACCATGAAGCGCCCGACCGCGGCCTCGGCCCCGTGTGGGAAGACGAGTGGAACGCGCGCCCCGAATATTTCGACGGTAGGCTCAAGGAGTTCAGCGTCGATATCGAGGGGCTATCCGTCAGAGAGAAGATCGACCTGCTCCAGAAGCACCGCCGCGAGCAGTGGCAGATGCTCAAGATGGCCGTCTACAAGCGCCGCGGCTGGAATAAGAACGGCATCCCGACACTTGCGACGGTAAGGCGTCTTGGCATAGACTATCCCGACGTAGTGGCGCTGCTTGAAAAGCACCTGAAGCCAGAGGACGAATTTGAAGATTAA
- the aroC gene encoding chorismate synthase: MKFSIFGESHGPAIGVLLEDVPAGAALNMEEIAFEMGRRAPGKNALSTARKEADSPEVLSGVYNGFTTGAPLCAMIRNTDARSGDYSLLKRFPRPGHADYTAAARYGGFADMRGSGQFSGRLTAPLVFAGAVAKQLLARRGIFVGAHICSINGIKDTCLEDSPLFRSGGESLLRAAAHRELPVLDEGAGERMREAIAEAKRNGDSLGGVIECAATGLEAGIGEPGADSLESLISRNCFAVPGVKGIEFGAGFAFAEMRGSEANDPMEMKEGRVVMRSNNNGGISGGISTGAPLLFRAALRPTSSIAREQDTVDMERRADAKLVVPGRHDPCIVHRAVPAIEAAAALALLEAVQKLYGIRCI; encoded by the coding sequence ATGAAGTTTTCAATCTTTGGAGAATCCCACGGACCGGCGATCGGAGTCCTGCTTGAGGACGTCCCGGCCGGCGCCGCGCTGAATATGGAGGAGATCGCATTTGAGATGGGACGCCGGGCCCCCGGCAAAAACGCCCTCTCGACGGCCCGTAAAGAGGCGGACTCCCCCGAAGTGCTGAGCGGTGTTTACAACGGTTTCACCACCGGCGCTCCGCTCTGCGCGATGATAAGAAACACCGACGCGAGATCAGGCGACTATTCGCTGCTGAAACGTTTTCCGCGCCCGGGACACGCCGACTACACCGCCGCGGCGCGCTACGGCGGCTTCGCGGACATGCGCGGCAGCGGCCAGTTTTCGGGGCGGCTCACCGCGCCGCTGGTCTTCGCGGGGGCGGTTGCCAAGCAGCTGCTGGCTCGCCGCGGGATCTTTGTCGGAGCCCATATCTGCTCGATAAACGGCATAAAAGACACCTGCCTTGAGGATAGCCCGCTTTTTCGGAGCGGCGGCGAATCCCTCCTGCGGGCGGCGGCGCACAGGGAGCTTCCGGTGCTTGACGAGGGCGCGGGAGAGAGGATGCGCGAGGCGATCGCCGAAGCGAAGAGAAACGGTGATTCGCTCGGCGGCGTCATCGAATGCGCCGCGACCGGCCTTGAGGCTGGCATCGGAGAGCCCGGCGCCGATTCGCTGGAAAGCCTCATTTCGCGCAACTGTTTCGCGGTCCCTGGAGTGAAGGGGATCGAATTCGGGGCGGGATTCGCCTTCGCGGAGATGAGAGGGAGCGAGGCGAACGACCCTATGGAGATGAAAGAGGGCAGGGTCGTCATGAGGAGCAACAACAACGGCGGCATCAGCGGCGGCATCTCGACCGGCGCGCCGCTGCTTTTCCGCGCCGCGCTGCGCCCCACCTCCTCGATAGCCCGCGAGCAGGATACCGTCGATATGGAACGGCGCGCTGACGCAAAGCTCGTCGTGCCCGGGCGTCACGACCCCTGCATCGTACACCGCGCCGTACCGGCGATCGAAGCCGCCGCCGCGCTGGCGCTGCTTGAAGCCGTCCAGAAGCTTTACGGCATTCGCTGCATTTAA
- a CDS encoding YhdT family protein: MEGRDVASKKFLQATRRETFIILGLYLLFFVWWYVTAYGFGDDPSRYRYILGFPEWFFYSCIAGYAGISFLLWAVIKIFFKELPLSDEKEEVEKDG, from the coding sequence ATGGAGGGCAGAGACGTGGCGTCAAAAAAATTTTTGCAGGCAACGAGGCGGGAGACCTTTATAATCCTCGGTCTTTATCTGCTTTTTTTCGTTTGGTGGTATGTGACCGCCTATGGCTTTGGCGACGACCCATCGCGGTATCGTTACATATTGGGTTTTCCCGAATGGTTTTTCTATAGCTGCATCGCGGGCTATGCCGGGATATCCTTTCTCCTGTGGGCCGTGATCAAGATTTTTTTCAAGGAATTGCCGCTCAGTGATGAAAAAGAAGAGGTAGAAAAAGATGGTTGA
- a CDS encoding prephenate dehydrogenase has translation MGFKITIAGLGLMGASLAKALRGWREAEIGGVETDAEVLAKALDSGVIDKGYILNEDNARDALDADLVVIALYPRAALKFLQDFARCAKEGAVWSDLTGIKGAVAAEARRSMPAGAEFLGAHPMAGRESSGYASSDGGLFAGCNFIITPGEENTRAAVSLIKEMAAYAGAARVVETAPERHDRMIAYTSQMAHVLAAAILNSGLLFESKGFEGGSFRDLTRVGTLNPEMWSELFIMNGAPLGGVLTELEANIAALRKIIESGDGERLKAALAAATRRKAEYLNAPCSSAGKDDVR, from the coding sequence ATGGGGTTCAAAATCACCATCGCCGGACTGGGGCTCATGGGAGCCTCACTCGCGAAAGCCCTCCGCGGCTGGCGGGAGGCCGAGATCGGCGGCGTCGAGACTGACGCCGAAGTGCTTGCGAAGGCGCTGGACAGCGGCGTGATAGACAAGGGTTATATTCTGAATGAGGACAACGCGCGTGATGCGCTCGACGCCGACCTTGTCGTGATTGCCCTCTATCCGCGCGCCGCGCTGAAATTTCTGCAAGATTTCGCCCGCTGCGCCAAAGAGGGCGCCGTATGGAGCGACCTTACAGGCATCAAGGGCGCCGTCGCCGCCGAAGCGCGGCGGTCTATGCCGGCGGGCGCCGAGTTCCTCGGAGCGCACCCGATGGCGGGGCGCGAGAGCTCCGGTTACGCCTCTTCGGACGGCGGGCTCTTCGCGGGATGCAATTTCATCATCACTCCCGGCGAGGAAAATACGCGGGCGGCGGTATCGCTTATCAAAGAGATGGCCGCCTATGCGGGGGCGGCGCGCGTCGTCGAGACTGCGCCGGAGAGGCACGACCGGATGATAGCCTATACGAGCCAGATGGCGCATGTGCTTGCGGCCGCCATCTTAAACAGCGGACTGCTCTTTGAAAGCAAAGGATTCGAGGGCGGCTCGTTCCGCGATCTTACGCGCGTCGGTACTCTGAATCCCGAAATGTGGAGCGAGCTTTTCATCATGAACGGAGCGCCCCTCGGCGGCGTTCTCACAGAGCTTGAGGCGAATATCGCCGCGCTGAGGAAGATCATCGAGTCGGGGGACGGGGAACGCCTCAAAGCGGCGCTCGCGGCCGCGACGCGCCGCAAGGCGGAGTACCTGAACGCGCCCTGTTCGTCAGCGGGAAAGGATGATGTCAGGTGA
- the thiS gene encoding sulfur carrier protein ThiS yields the protein MITVNGEQSPWREGLTVQQLLDEKNFTFKMLAVWVDDSVVDKSRYSEAKIRDGANVQVIHNISGG from the coding sequence ATGATAACCGTCAACGGAGAACAGTCGCCGTGGAGAGAAGGTCTCACGGTACAGCAGCTTCTCGATGAGAAGAATTTTACCTTCAAGATGCTCGCCGTATGGGTCGACGACAGCGTTGTCGACAAGAGCCGCTATTCGGAGGCGAAGATCCGCGACGGGGCCAATGTGCAGGTGATACACAACATCAGCGGGGGCTAA
- a CDS encoding 4Fe-4S binding protein encodes MQVNAEKCVQCGACIEACSKAYFKENSPELSRVKVANMAGFANINICTQCGACIGVCPTQALERDANGVVQVRKDKCTSCLMCVGFCPSASMFFDGDKQTEPFKCIACGICARKCPTGALELVNVPAKA; translated from the coding sequence ATGCAAGTCAACGCTGAGAAATGTGTCCAGTGCGGCGCATGTATTGAGGCGTGCTCGAAAGCATATTTCAAGGAAAATTCACCGGAATTGTCAAGGGTCAAGGTCGCCAATATGGCCGGCTTTGCCAATATCAATATCTGCACGCAGTGCGGCGCGTGCATCGGCGTCTGCCCGACGCAGGCGCTTGAGCGCGACGCCAACGGCGTGGTGCAGGTGCGCAAGGACAAGTGCACTTCCTGCCTGATGTGCGTCGGGTTCTGCCCGTCGGCTTCGATGTTCTTCGACGGCGACAAGCAGACGGAGCCCTTCAAGTGCATCGCCTGCGGCATCTGCGCGAGAAAGTGCCCGACGGGAGCGCTTGAGCTCGTAAACGTACCGGCAAAGGCTTAA
- a CDS encoding DUF4236 domain-containing protein → MGIRFRKYITIIPGVKINLSKSGVSATIGHKGASVNISKNGTFVNAGIPGTGIFMRERISETRTGKTRTIPSVADITETMHEEADRLNEKVAKDLVIWEHLPHPMQYPVFQIAPFYLEKPRPIPVPMLPIFVGVVITIIIFVLANLYTNSTEWAVVASAIPACVGMFFSFKQKAQIDYQNSTKWQSEYDKWDAEQKNLEEDFVAIIDCGKEEPEEALSVAFENIRWPYDTHISYQVDNDVALVDIDLPEIEELPDSVYVVRGQGRDKEIDTKAKTKVKLYEEYARHIHGIGVVVAATVFSTLLHVNTIVLSAFSQRKSKQTAMTIDEYLYSAIITRDQWTSLFDSSRSWMYDDPIDRLEYFDIRRNMSSSYIFKPIKPFAGDDINGTVNCINARYGFRNYRWGCPSSDLEERKEYDNERPYIKIYEKTKENLQLGDIALLKIFYIFCLDRLMAVEIQSGLVNYENISQLLTHGLGEAEAGNSNLEELKWLNDKSLLLLSKTDEAVILNISSHTEIDLMDKIDKKERGELPS, encoded by the coding sequence ATGGGCATTCGCTTCAGGAAATACATTACGATAATCCCAGGTGTCAAGATCAACCTCAGCAAGAGCGGAGTAAGCGCTACTATTGGCCATAAAGGTGCGAGCGTCAACATAAGTAAAAACGGCACTTTTGTCAACGCTGGAATCCCTGGCACGGGAATATTTATGCGCGAACGGATATCCGAGACTCGTACCGGCAAAACACGAACCATACCTTCTGTTGCAGACATAACAGAAACCATGCACGAAGAAGCAGATAGGCTAAACGAAAAAGTAGCAAAAGACCTTGTTATTTGGGAACACCTCCCTCACCCAATGCAATATCCTGTCTTCCAGATAGCACCTTTTTATCTTGAAAAACCACGCCCAATACCTGTTCCGATGCTTCCAATTTTTGTCGGAGTTGTCATTACCATTATTATCTTTGTACTCGCCAATTTATACACTAACAGCACAGAATGGGCCGTCGTCGCTTCTGCTATTCCAGCTTGTGTTGGCATGTTTTTCTCGTTTAAACAAAAAGCACAGATTGATTATCAAAATTCTACTAAATGGCAAAGTGAATACGATAAGTGGGATGCTGAGCAAAAGAATCTTGAAGAAGATTTTGTTGCTATTATCGATTGCGGAAAAGAGGAGCCCGAAGAAGCTTTATCCGTGGCTTTTGAAAATATCCGGTGGCCTTACGATACACACATATCATATCAAGTTGACAATGATGTTGCTCTTGTCGATATTGATCTTCCAGAGATCGAAGAACTACCAGACAGTGTGTATGTTGTTAGGGGGCAAGGGCGAGATAAAGAGATAGACACAAAGGCAAAAACTAAGGTAAAACTATATGAAGAATATGCACGTCACATCCATGGAATTGGCGTGGTTGTTGCAGCTACGGTTTTTAGTACATTGCTTCACGTCAATACGATCGTTTTATCCGCATTTTCTCAGCGTAAATCAAAACAAACGGCTATGACCATAGATGAATATTTATATAGCGCGATTATCACACGCGATCAATGGACATCATTATTTGACTCTTCTCGATCATGGATGTATGACGACCCCATTGACAGGCTGGAATATTTTGATATTAGACGGAATATGAGTTCCTCATATATATTTAAGCCAATAAAACCTTTCGCCGGAGACGACATTAACGGCACTGTAAATTGCATCAATGCTCGATATGGATTTCGGAACTATAGATGGGGGTGCCCATCTTCAGACTTGGAAGAACGCAAAGAATATGATAACGAACGTCCTTACATCAAAATTTACGAGAAAACAAAAGAAAATTTACAATTAGGAGATATCGCGTTACTAAAAATATTTTACATTTTTTGCCTCGACAGGCTAATGGCCGTTGAAATACAAAGTGGCCTAGTGAATTACGAAAACATTTCTCAGTTGCTAACGCATGGATTAGGAGAGGCCGAAGCGGGAAATTCTAATTTGGAAGAATTAAAATGGTTAAATGATAAATCTTTGTTGTTACTTAGCAAGACTGATGAGGCCGTCATATTAAATATTTCGTCCCATACTGAAATAGATTTGATGGACAAAATTGACAAAAAAGAAAGAGGAGAATTGCCTTCATGA
- the tnpB gene encoding IS66 family insertion sequence element accessory protein TnpB (TnpB, as the term is used for proteins encoded by IS66 family insertion elements, is considered an accessory protein, since TnpC, encoded by a neighboring gene, is a DDE family transposase.) — translation MLECSGKEIYLVCGATDMRKGLDGLAAIANLRFACVSFGSAMFIFCNKNRNRVKIIEWDGDGFWLYQKRLERGTFPWPPDGHGKRISVTGEEFSCLFAGTKLRRKLSMSEVFPAASVQDNSRNCKSLI, via the coding sequence ATGTTGGAGTGTTCCGGCAAGGAGATATATCTGGTCTGCGGCGCCACTGATATGCGTAAGGGGTTGGACGGCCTCGCTGCTATCGCAAATCTGAGATTTGCCTGTGTTTCTTTTGGATCCGCCATGTTTATTTTCTGCAATAAGAACCGCAATCGCGTGAAGATAATCGAATGGGATGGGGACGGTTTTTGGCTTTATCAAAAGCGTCTTGAGCGTGGTACGTTCCCGTGGCCCCCGGATGGGCATGGAAAGAGGATAAGTGTCACCGGCGAGGAGTTTTCCTGTCTGTTTGCCGGAACGAAGCTGAGGCGTAAGCTCAGCATGAGTGAAGTGTTTCCCGCAGCGTCGGTCCAGGATAATAGTCGGAATTGCAAGTCCTTGATATGA